The DNA sequence TGGTCCGGGACTTCCAGTCGGTGATCGGCCGCGAGGCTCGCGCGCAGATACAGGATCGGGCGGGGCGACTCCCGGACAGCGTCGTCGCCTGTGCGGGCGGCGGTTCGAACACGATGGGCGCGTTTCACGAGTTCGTTCCGGACTGCGCGAACCCGCGGTTCGCGGATGACTCGAGTAGCGCGGAACGAAGTTCCGCGGACAGTCAAGCGGCGCAGCCGCGAGACGACGGCGATGAGCCGCGAGAGCACGTCGACCTCGTCGCCGTCGAAGCCGGCGGTTCGAGCCTCGAGATCGACGAGGCGGCGGGGCTCGCGCCCAACTCCGCGACGCTCTCGACGGGGACCGACGGCGTGCTCCACGGCGCAATGACGAAACTGCTCCAGCAGGGGGACGGCCAGATCGTCGAATCCCACAGCGTCAGCGCGGGGCTGGACTACGCCGGCGTCGGACCGGAACTCGCCCACCTCGTCGAGACGGGCCGGGTGACGCCGGTCACCGTCGACGACGAGGCGGCGCTGAACGGCTTCCACCGACTCTCGAATCTCGAGGGGATCATCCCGGCGCTCGAATCGAGTCACGCCCTGGGCTACCTCGAAGAATCGCACGACGAACTCGGGGACGTCGTCGTCGTCAACGTCTCCGGTCGCGGCGACAAGGACCTCGAGACGGTGCTCGAGGAGACCGAGAAGCGCGATCTGGAGGCCGCGCCGGACGTGGAGGTGTTCGACGGATGAGCGGCGAGGATCGACGACCGAAGGGAGAAGAGCCTCGGAACGGCGAGCGGGGAGCAAAGCGACCCGCGAGCGTCGAACCGGCGTACGACAGCGACGTCGAGGCCGCCATCCGCGAGAACTACCCCGCACTGATCGCCTACGTCACCGCGGGCGACCCCTCGCTCGCGGACACAAAGGCGTACGTCGAGGCGCTCGATCGCGGCGGCGCGGACCTGATCGAACTCGGCCTGCCGTTCTCGGAACCGATCGCGGAGGGGCCGACGATCCAGGCGGCGATCAACCGGGCGCTCGAGGCCGGCACGACCCCCCAGGGCTTTTTCGAACTGGTCGATGACCTCGAGACCGAGGCGCCGCTACTGGTGATGACGTACTACAACATGATCCTGCAGTATGGTCCCGAGGCCGACGTCAGGCCCTTCGTCGAGCGCGCGGCCGAGGCCGGCCTCTCGGGGATCATCGTTCCCGACCTCCCCGCCGAGGAGGCCGACCCGTTGCGCGATGCCTGCGACGAGCACGGGCTCGATCTGGTCTTCATCGTCGCGCCGACGACCGAGGGCGATCGGCTCGATCGGATCATGTCGCAGGTGTCGGGCTTCGCCTACGTCCAGGCCCGGCTCGGAACCACCGGCGCGCGGGCGAACGTCTCGACGGCGACCCACGACAGTCTCGCGCGACTCTCGGCGTACGACGTCCCCAAGGCGGTCGGGTTCGGCGTCAGCGAGGGCG is a window from the Halosolutus amylolyticus genome containing:
- the trpA gene encoding tryptophan synthase subunit alpha, with amino-acid sequence MSGEDRRPKGEEPRNGERGAKRPASVEPAYDSDVEAAIRENYPALIAYVTAGDPSLADTKAYVEALDRGGADLIELGLPFSEPIAEGPTIQAAINRALEAGTTPQGFFELVDDLETEAPLLVMTYYNMILQYGPEADVRPFVERAAEAGLSGIIVPDLPAEEADPLRDACDEHGLDLVFIVAPTTEGDRLDRIMSQVSGFAYVQARLGTTGARANVSTATHDSLARLSAYDVPKAVGFGVSEGDHAAEIIEAGADGVIVGSALVDIIAEHGADGDAAAALEAKAAELKRGARRGATGEDAPEPEQP
- the trpB gene encoding tryptophan synthase subunit beta, which produces MSTSERNRERDSERTFGDYGGQYVPEALMPALQELEDAYERYVIENEDGFMDEFRDRMRDFGGRPTPLQRADRLSERYDREIYLKREDLVHGGAHKLNNALGQVLLAKYMGKERIIAETGAGQHGTATAMAAAHLDMPCEIYMGRTDINRQRPNVYRMRMNGAEVNPVTAGSGTLKEAINETMRDWATTVERTHYVIGSVVGPHPFPKLVRDFQSVIGREARAQIQDRAGRLPDSVVACAGGGSNTMGAFHEFVPDCANPRFADDSSSAERSSADSQAAQPRDDGDEPREHVDLVAVEAGGSSLEIDEAAGLAPNSATLSTGTDGVLHGAMTKLLQQGDGQIVESHSVSAGLDYAGVGPELAHLVETGRVTPVTVDDEAALNGFHRLSNLEGIIPALESSHALGYLEESHDELGDVVVVNVSGRGDKDLETVLEETEKRDLEAAPDVEVFDG